Proteins found in one Algiphilus sp. genomic segment:
- the galU gene encoding UTP--glucose-1-phosphate uridylyltransferase GalU — protein sequence MRIRKAVFPVAGLGTRFLPATKASAKEMLPVVDKPLIQYAVSEAISAGAEELVFITGRSKNSIMDHFDKAYELETELEHRGKEKLLETVQEILPPGITCIFIRQAEALGLGHAVLCAWPAVGDEDFFVILADDLIDGKLRPCLAQMHRVYQEYGTSVLACERVPHEEIGSYGVVDVKPVGPGLGEIKGIVEKPKPEEAPSDLAVVGRYILTPRIFKILQRTPQGAGGEIQLTDAISQMMQEQTVLAYEFDGKRYDCGSKLGYLQANVEYALKHPEVGESFRDYLHQLAVEEHFEEGKKEQRATG from the coding sequence ATGCGTATCCGCAAAGCGGTCTTTCCCGTCGCCGGTCTCGGCACCCGATTCCTTCCCGCCACCAAGGCGAGCGCGAAGGAAATGCTGCCGGTGGTGGACAAGCCGCTGATTCAGTACGCGGTCTCCGAGGCGATCAGCGCCGGGGCCGAGGAACTGGTCTTCATCACCGGACGCTCGAAGAATTCCATCATGGATCACTTCGACAAAGCCTACGAGCTCGAGACCGAGCTCGAGCACCGCGGGAAGGAGAAGCTCCTCGAGACCGTCCAGGAGATCCTGCCGCCGGGCATCACCTGCATCTTCATCCGCCAGGCGGAAGCGCTGGGGCTCGGCCACGCCGTGCTCTGTGCATGGCCGGCGGTGGGTGACGAGGACTTCTTCGTGATCCTGGCCGACGACCTCATCGACGGCAAGCTGCGTCCCTGTCTGGCGCAGATGCACCGCGTGTACCAGGAGTACGGCACCAGCGTGCTGGCCTGCGAGCGCGTGCCGCACGAGGAGATCGGCAGCTACGGCGTCGTGGACGTCAAGCCGGTCGGGCCGGGACTCGGCGAGATCAAGGGCATCGTCGAGAAGCCGAAGCCGGAGGAGGCGCCGTCCGACCTTGCCGTGGTCGGCCGCTACATCCTCACGCCGCGCATCTTCAAGATCCTGCAGCGCACGCCGCAGGGCGCGGGCGGCGAGATCCAGCTCACCGACGCCATCAGCCAGATGATGCAGGAGCAGACCGTCCTCGCCTACGAGTTCGACGGCAAGCGCTACGACTGCGGCTCGAAGCTCGGTTATCTGCAGGCCAACGTCGAGTACGCCCTCAAGCACCCCGAGGTCGGCGAGTCCTTCCGCGACTATCTGCACCAGCTCGCGGTCGAGGAACACTTCGAGGAAGGCAAGAAGGAACAACGCGCGACCGGTTGA
- the odhB gene encoding 2-oxoglutarate dehydrogenase complex dihydrolipoyllysine-residue succinyltransferase — translation MSIEVKVPALPESVSEATVATWHKKAGDAVKRDETIVELETDKVMLEVPAPADGVLEEVKHAEGASVSADDVIALIGEGASASAPAPAPAPEPAPASEPAPEPSPEPAPEPASADGDQPQSPAVRKLLAEHDLDASAIAASGKGGRLTKADVEAHIANRKSEPAPGPAPAPAPAPAAPPAAAGAREEQRVPMTRIRARIAERLVEAQSAAAMLTTFNEVDLHAVGELRKRHKDAFEKEHGIKLGYMSFFVKAAIEALKRYPVVNASIDGNDIVYHAYYDIGIAVSAPRGLVVPILRDADQLDFAEIENSIGEFGQRAKDNKLTMEDLTGGTFSITNGGVFGSMLSTPILNPPQSAILGMHGINERPVVVDGEIRIRPMMYLALTYDHRIIDGRDAVLFLRTIKECLEDPGRLLLRI, via the coding sequence ATGAGCATCGAAGTCAAGGTCCCCGCATTGCCCGAGTCGGTGTCCGAGGCCACCGTCGCCACCTGGCACAAGAAGGCCGGTGACGCGGTCAAGCGCGACGAGACCATCGTCGAGCTGGAAACCGACAAGGTCATGCTCGAAGTGCCGGCCCCGGCCGACGGCGTGCTGGAGGAAGTCAAGCACGCCGAGGGCGCCTCGGTCTCGGCCGACGACGTCATCGCCCTGATCGGCGAGGGCGCGTCAGCTTCCGCACCTGCGCCGGCCCCCGCGCCCGAGCCGGCGCCCGCATCCGAGCCCGCCCCGGAGCCGTCGCCCGAACCCGCCCCGGAGCCGGCATCCGCCGATGGCGACCAGCCGCAGAGCCCGGCGGTCCGCAAGCTGCTCGCCGAGCACGATCTCGACGCGTCCGCCATTGCAGCGAGCGGCAAGGGCGGACGTCTGACCAAGGCCGACGTCGAGGCGCATATCGCCAACCGCAAGAGCGAGCCGGCACCGGGCCCGGCACCGGCTCCCGCTCCCGCGCCGGCGGCCCCGCCCGCTGCCGCCGGCGCGCGCGAGGAACAGCGCGTGCCGATGACCCGCATCCGCGCGCGCATCGCCGAGCGTCTGGTCGAGGCGCAGAGCGCCGCCGCCATGCTCACCACCTTCAACGAGGTGGACCTGCACGCGGTCGGCGAGCTGCGCAAGCGCCACAAGGATGCCTTCGAGAAGGAGCACGGCATCAAGCTCGGCTACATGAGCTTCTTCGTGAAGGCCGCCATCGAGGCGCTCAAGCGCTATCCGGTGGTCAACGCCTCGATCGACGGCAACGACATCGTCTATCACGCCTACTACGACATCGGCATCGCCGTGTCGGCCCCGCGCGGTCTGGTGGTGCCGATCCTGCGCGATGCCGATCAGCTCGACTTCGCGGAGATCGAGAACTCGATCGGCGAGTTCGGCCAGCGTGCCAAGGACAACAAGCTGACCATGGAGGACCTCACCGGAGGTACCTTCTCGATCACCAACGGCGGGGTCTTCGGCTCCATGCTGTCGACGCCGATCCTGAACCCGCCGCAGAGCGCCATCCTCGGCATGCACGGGATCAACGAGCGCCCGGTGGTGGTCGACGGCGAGATCCGCATCCGGCCGATGATGTACCTGGCGCTGACCTACGATCACCGCATCATCGACGGTCGCGATGCCGTGCTCTTCCTGCGCACGATCAAGGAGTGCCTCGAGGACCCGGGCCGCCTGCTGCTGCGCATCTAG
- a CDS encoding porin produces MGKHTLLAGCALSALAMPALALETSVELDGHVGFSGSYYDDDAGDNTNLHNNASRIGLRAAASESGITGFVRYERGMDMYNPDSDFTPNSSDSLGQDFVREFYAGIDTPYGRVTAGRFRAAYARAGKRVDPFYDTSIAGFSGNAGTYGGQGANYGLSNLSNGFSDRVVELTSANYGGLQFNGNVYVDRGETNDHDYGLGVSYASELVRDQPFEVSVQYLEISNDAISGVPFNNDASVGGSPGESSSIRASGVYDLGAISLGANYEFVDVDAESSARHYSTITATVPLDPRLNLAGAVSYLDFADDAPAIDGLGASIGLFYELLPGLNAYSAVRYIDYDDNPASDSTLAVAVGAGYSFDMILR; encoded by the coding sequence TTGGGGAAACACACACTGCTCGCGGGCTGCGCGCTGAGCGCACTCGCGATGCCGGCGCTTGCGCTCGAAACCTCCGTGGAGCTCGACGGTCACGTCGGGTTCTCCGGCAGCTACTACGACGATGACGCCGGCGACAACACCAACCTGCACAACAACGCGTCGCGCATCGGTCTGCGTGCCGCCGCCTCCGAAAGCGGCATCACCGGCTTCGTGCGCTACGAGCGCGGCATGGACATGTACAACCCGGATTCGGACTTCACGCCGAATTCGAGCGACAGCCTCGGCCAGGACTTCGTGCGCGAGTTCTACGCCGGCATCGACACGCCCTACGGTCGCGTGACCGCGGGCCGCTTCCGTGCCGCCTATGCGCGCGCCGGCAAGCGGGTCGACCCGTTCTACGACACCTCGATCGCCGGCTTCAGCGGCAACGCCGGAACCTACGGCGGGCAGGGCGCCAACTACGGCCTCTCCAACCTGAGCAACGGCTTCTCCGACCGGGTGGTCGAGCTGACCTCGGCGAACTACGGCGGTCTGCAGTTCAACGGCAACGTCTACGTCGATCGCGGCGAGACCAACGATCACGACTACGGCCTGGGCGTGAGCTACGCCAGTGAGCTGGTCCGCGACCAGCCATTCGAGGTCAGCGTTCAGTACCTCGAGATCAGCAACGACGCGATCTCCGGCGTGCCGTTCAACAATGACGCTTCCGTGGGCGGGTCGCCCGGCGAGAGCTCCAGCATCCGCGCTTCGGGTGTCTACGATCTGGGTGCCATCTCGCTCGGCGCCAACTACGAATTCGTCGACGTCGATGCCGAGTCCAGCGCGCGCCACTACTCGACCATCACCGCCACCGTGCCGCTCGATCCGCGCCTGAACCTGGCCGGCGCCGTCAGCTACCTGGACTTCGCCGACGACGCCCCCGCCATCGACGGCCTGGGCGCGAGCATCGGCCTGTTCTACGAGCTGCTGCCGGGCCTCAACGCCTACTCGGCCGTGCGCTACATCGACTACGACGACAATCCGGCGAGCGACAGCACGCTGGCCGTTGCCGTCGGCGCCGGGTACAGCTTCGACATGATCCTGCGATAG
- the ruvC gene encoding crossover junction endodeoxyribonuclease RuvC, producing the protein MRILGIDPGTRVTGYGVIDMERGKPRSVAAGVLRAPDRDMAERLGVIQDELRALIAAHAPAVMAVERVFVGRNVNSALMLGQARGVALACAGSAGIAVSEYSASQIKQAVVGTGRARKEQVRHMVGILLGMDLQDQALDCTDALAVAICHGHSAPLARRTGLPAGARWSRR; encoded by the coding sequence GTGCGCATCCTGGGGATCGATCCCGGCACCCGGGTGACCGGTTACGGGGTCATCGACATGGAGCGGGGCAAGCCGCGCAGCGTTGCGGCCGGCGTGCTGCGCGCGCCCGATCGCGACATGGCCGAGCGGCTCGGCGTCATCCAGGACGAGTTGCGTGCGCTGATCGCCGCGCATGCCCCCGCGGTGATGGCGGTGGAGCGGGTTTTCGTGGGTCGGAACGTCAACAGCGCCCTCATGCTGGGGCAGGCGCGCGGTGTCGCGCTGGCCTGTGCGGGCAGCGCCGGCATTGCGGTGAGCGAGTACAGCGCATCGCAGATCAAGCAGGCGGTGGTCGGTACCGGGCGGGCGCGCAAGGAGCAGGTTCGGCACATGGTCGGCATACTTCTCGGCATGGATCTTCAGGATCAGGCGCTCGACTGCACCGACGCCCTCGCGGTGGCGATCTGTCACGGACACAGCGCGCCGCTGGCACGTCGGACGGGGCTGCCGGCGGGCGCCCGCTGGTCGCGGCGATGA
- a CDS encoding YebC/PmpR family DNA-binding transcriptional regulator, translating into MAGHSKWSNIQHRKNAQDKKRGAVFTKLVREITVAARLGGGDLEGNPRLRLAVDKALAVSMPKDNIDRAIKRGSGELGGENVEELRYEGYGPGGVAIMVDCMTDNRTRTVADVRHAFSKHGGNLGEDGSVGYLFTRQGVIRIDFDGDTTLEAVMEAALDAGADDLAEDEDGSGVEVLTTPDHFQAVRDALRDRGFPITEADVTERPATTIELGGDDAEPVLRLLERLDDLDDVQNVYSNASFSADALGTA; encoded by the coding sequence ATGGCAGGACATTCCAAGTGGTCCAACATCCAGCACCGCAAGAACGCGCAGGACAAGAAGCGCGGCGCGGTGTTCACCAAGCTGGTCCGCGAGATCACCGTTGCCGCGCGGCTCGGCGGCGGTGACCTGGAAGGCAACCCGCGTCTGCGGCTGGCCGTGGACAAGGCGCTCGCGGTGTCGATGCCGAAGGACAACATCGACCGGGCCATCAAGCGCGGCAGCGGCGAGCTCGGCGGCGAGAACGTCGAGGAGCTCCGCTACGAGGGCTACGGCCCGGGTGGCGTCGCGATCATGGTGGACTGCATGACCGACAATCGCACGCGCACGGTCGCGGATGTACGCCACGCCTTCTCCAAGCATGGCGGCAACCTGGGTGAGGACGGCTCGGTGGGCTATCTCTTCACGCGCCAGGGCGTCATCCGCATCGACTTCGACGGCGACACCACGCTGGAAGCGGTCATGGAGGCGGCGCTCGACGCGGGTGCCGACGACCTCGCCGAGGACGAGGACGGCAGCGGCGTCGAGGTGCTGACCACGCCCGATCACTTCCAGGCCGTCCGCGATGCCCTGCGCGACCGCGGCTTCCCGATCACCGAGGCCGATGTCACCGAGCGTCCCGCGACCACCATCGAGCTGGGCGGCGACGACGCCGAGCCCGTGCTGCGACTGCTGGAGCGGCTCGACGACCTCGACGACGTCCAGAACGTCTATAGCAACGCCAGCTTTTCCGCCGACGCCCTCGGCACGGCCTGA
- the lpdA gene encoding dihydrolipoyl dehydrogenase produces the protein MSDSYDVVVIGGGPGGYPCAIRAAQLGLSVACIDNWLNHDGGHAFGGTCLNAGCIPSKALLESSELYHRAQHEFETHGIKVGKTSVDLAAMQKRKQDISGQLTGGIRQLFKANGVEGLPGTGSLAGKGKVHYQPLEGDAREISAKHIVVATGSSPIELKKIAPFDGDRVVDSWGALEFDTVPKKLGVIGAGVIGVELGSVWSRLGAEVTVLEAMPDFLPMVDKAVSKDALRHFGKQGMDIKLGAKVTGAKVMKTKVSVSYEQGDKAETLDVDKLIVAVGRRPNTDGLGVEDAGLKLDDRGFVVVDDEYRTNLEGVYAVGDVIGGAMLAHKGIEEGVVLAERLAGHKGVAVNYNAVPSVIYTSPEIAWVGMSEAQATEAGYEVKVGQAPFAANGRAKALEMTGGVIRVISDAKTDRILGVHMDGPYVSELLAEAVLALEYGATTEDVALTMHSHPTLSETLHEAVLSVDGLAIHAVNKKKPGK, from the coding sequence ATGAGCGATTCGTACGATGTGGTGGTCATCGGTGGCGGGCCGGGTGGCTACCCCTGCGCCATCCGCGCCGCCCAGCTGGGGCTCTCCGTCGCCTGCATCGACAACTGGCTGAACCACGACGGCGGACACGCCTTCGGTGGCACCTGCCTGAATGCCGGGTGCATCCCGTCCAAGGCGCTCCTGGAGTCCAGCGAGCTCTATCACCGCGCGCAGCACGAGTTCGAGACGCACGGCATCAAGGTCGGCAAGACGAGCGTCGATCTGGCCGCCATGCAGAAGCGCAAGCAGGACATCTCCGGCCAGCTCACCGGCGGCATCCGTCAGCTCTTCAAGGCCAACGGCGTGGAAGGCCTACCCGGCACCGGCAGCCTCGCCGGGAAGGGCAAGGTGCACTATCAGCCGCTGGAAGGCGATGCGCGCGAGATCAGCGCCAAGCACATCGTGGTGGCGACCGGATCCTCGCCGATCGAGCTCAAGAAGATCGCGCCCTTCGACGGCGACCGCGTGGTCGACTCCTGGGGTGCGCTGGAATTCGACACGGTGCCGAAGAAGCTCGGCGTCATCGGTGCCGGCGTCATCGGCGTCGAGCTGGGCAGCGTGTGGAGCCGGCTGGGCGCCGAGGTCACCGTCCTCGAGGCCATGCCGGACTTCCTGCCGATGGTCGACAAGGCCGTATCGAAGGACGCCCTGCGCCACTTCGGCAAGCAGGGCATGGACATCAAGCTCGGCGCCAAGGTCACCGGCGCCAAGGTGATGAAGACCAAGGTCTCGGTGAGCTACGAGCAGGGCGACAAGGCCGAAACGCTCGACGTCGACAAGCTCATCGTCGCGGTGGGGCGTCGCCCCAACACCGACGGACTGGGCGTCGAGGATGCCGGCCTCAAGCTGGACGACCGGGGCTTCGTGGTCGTCGACGACGAATACCGCACCAACCTGGAAGGCGTCTACGCCGTCGGTGACGTCATCGGCGGCGCCATGCTGGCGCACAAGGGTATCGAGGAGGGCGTCGTGCTCGCCGAGCGCCTCGCCGGGCACAAGGGTGTCGCGGTCAACTACAACGCCGTGCCCAGCGTCATCTACACCAGTCCCGAGATCGCCTGGGTGGGCATGTCCGAGGCCCAGGCCACGGAAGCCGGCTACGAGGTCAAGGTCGGTCAGGCGCCGTTCGCTGCCAACGGGCGCGCCAAGGCGCTGGAGATGACGGGCGGCGTGATCCGCGTCATCTCCGATGCCAAGACCGACCGCATCCTCGGCGTGCACATGGACGGACCCTACGTCTCGGAGCTGCTCGCCGAAGCGGTGCTGGCGCTGGAGTACGGTGCCACCACCGAGGACGTGGCGCTCACCATGCACAGCCATCCGACGCTTTCCGAAACCCTGCACGAGGCCGTGTTGTCAGTGGATGGTCTGGCCATTCACGCGGTCAACAAGAAGAAGCCGGGCAAGTAG
- a CDS encoding 2-oxoglutarate dehydrogenase E1 component produces MTSKYENFRQTTSIHGANAAWLESYYEQYLENPESVDEQWRAFFRGVQGGQIVSEVPHSPVVARFERIARERRGGNGAAGPAVCGLELQAAEKQEAVLRLINYHRVRGHQVANLDPLGLTAVTQVPDLDPGFHGLSDGDMDTVFSTGSLAVDDRLSLRDILRILRSVYTETIGAEYMYLTETAEKRWIQQRLESDAFAPKLTVERKKEVFQQLVAAEGLERYLHNKYVGQKRFSLEGGDALIPALDEMMRACSEFGVEELVIGMAHRGRLNVLINVLGKSPAELFAEFEGKFRDEDLKRAGDVKYHMGFSTDVEIAGRRLHLVLAFNPSHLEIVNPVVEGSVRARQTRRDDDRGDQIVPVLIHGDAAFAGQGVVMETLQLSQAQGYATGGTVHIIVNNQLGFTTPNPISAQPGTEARTSRYATDIAKMLDAPVFHVNGDDPEAVVFVTRLAVDYRNRFHKDVIIDLCCYRRLGHNEADEPSVTSPQMYRAIKEHPTPMQVYAKRLQDEGTVGADDVEAFQKAYRDGLDKGENVARTSLGMVGNKYTINWSKYGQGEWDSPAETRVSLDTVRTLWSQLEKLPEGFELNPRVARVWQDRARMAAGEMSMDWGFAETMAYATLVSEGFSVRLSGQDSRRGTFFHRHAALYDANTGERHTPLEHITKQRHAFLVSDTLLSEEGVLGFEYGYSTTDPETLVIWEAQFGDFANGGQVLIDQFIASGYAKWGRLCGLAMFLPHGYEGQGPEHSSARLERYLQLCAGDNMQVCVPSTPAQFFHMIRRQMKRSLRLPVIVMTPKSLLRHKLSVSELSALSDQGFLPIIDEPGEIDPEKVERVVFCSGKVYYDLVQKRDEDELRDVAIVRIEQLYPFPKDDYAATVARYPNARTIVWCQEEPENQGAWYQIKHRLQVPLKKQHNLVYATRPGLATTASGFPQVHQREQAAVVEAGLRGGSSLIGG; encoded by the coding sequence ATGACCAGCAAGTACGAGAACTTCCGGCAGACGACCTCCATCCACGGCGCCAACGCGGCATGGCTGGAGTCCTATTACGAGCAGTACCTCGAGAATCCGGAATCGGTGGACGAGCAGTGGCGCGCCTTCTTCCGGGGCGTGCAGGGCGGGCAGATCGTCAGCGAGGTGCCCCACAGCCCGGTGGTGGCGCGATTCGAGCGCATCGCGCGCGAGCGCCGCGGCGGCAACGGTGCTGCCGGGCCGGCGGTGTGCGGCCTGGAGCTCCAGGCCGCCGAGAAGCAGGAGGCTGTCCTGCGCCTGATCAACTACCACCGCGTCCGCGGCCACCAGGTGGCCAACCTGGATCCGCTGGGCCTGACCGCGGTGACGCAGGTGCCGGACCTCGACCCGGGCTTCCACGGCCTCTCCGACGGCGACATGGACACGGTGTTCTCCACCGGCTCGCTGGCCGTGGATGATCGCCTCTCGCTGCGCGACATCCTGCGCATCCTGCGCTCGGTGTACACCGAGACCATCGGCGCGGAGTACATGTATCTCACCGAGACCGCCGAGAAGCGCTGGATCCAGCAGCGCCTGGAGAGCGACGCCTTCGCGCCCAAGCTCACCGTCGAGCGCAAGAAGGAAGTCTTCCAGCAGCTGGTTGCGGCCGAGGGCCTGGAGCGCTACCTCCACAACAAGTACGTCGGCCAGAAGCGGTTCTCGCTCGAAGGCGGCGACGCCCTGATCCCGGCGCTCGACGAGATGATGCGCGCGTGCAGCGAATTCGGTGTCGAGGAACTGGTCATCGGCATGGCACACCGCGGGCGCCTCAACGTGCTCATCAACGTCCTCGGCAAGTCGCCCGCCGAGCTGTTCGCCGAGTTCGAGGGCAAGTTCCGCGACGAGGACCTCAAGCGCGCCGGCGACGTCAAGTACCACATGGGCTTCTCGACCGACGTCGAGATCGCGGGGCGCCGGCTGCATCTCGTGCTGGCCTTCAATCCCTCGCATCTCGAGATCGTCAACCCGGTGGTCGAGGGCTCGGTCCGCGCGCGGCAGACGCGCCGCGACGACGATCGCGGCGATCAGATCGTGCCCGTGCTCATCCACGGCGACGCGGCCTTCGCCGGCCAGGGCGTGGTCATGGAGACCCTGCAGCTGTCGCAGGCGCAGGGCTACGCCACCGGCGGCACGGTTCACATCATCGTCAACAACCAGCTCGGCTTCACCACCCCGAACCCGATCTCGGCGCAGCCCGGCACCGAGGCGCGCACCTCGCGCTATGCCACCGACATCGCGAAGATGCTCGACGCCCCCGTGTTCCACGTCAACGGTGACGACCCGGAGGCCGTGGTCTTCGTCACGCGACTGGCGGTCGACTACCGGAACCGCTTCCACAAGGACGTCATCATCGATCTGTGCTGCTATCGGCGGCTCGGCCACAACGAGGCCGACGAGCCATCGGTCACGTCGCCGCAGATGTACCGCGCCATCAAGGAGCACCCGACCCCCATGCAGGTCTACGCCAAGCGCCTGCAGGACGAGGGCACCGTCGGTGCCGATGACGTCGAGGCGTTCCAGAAGGCCTATCGGGACGGTCTGGACAAGGGCGAGAACGTCGCGCGCACCTCGCTGGGGATGGTGGGTAACAAGTACACCATCAACTGGTCGAAGTACGGGCAGGGCGAGTGGGACTCGCCGGCCGAGACGCGCGTGTCGCTGGACACGGTGCGCACGCTCTGGTCGCAGCTGGAGAAGCTGCCCGAAGGCTTCGAGCTCAACCCGCGGGTTGCCCGCGTGTGGCAGGACCGCGCCAGGATGGCGGCCGGCGAGATGTCGATGGACTGGGGGTTCGCGGAGACCATGGCGTACGCGACGCTGGTGTCCGAAGGGTTCTCGGTGCGCCTCTCCGGGCAGGATTCGCGTCGCGGAACCTTCTTCCACCGCCACGCCGCGCTCTACGACGCCAACACCGGCGAGCGCCACACGCCGCTCGAGCACATCACCAAGCAGCGCCATGCCTTCCTGGTCAGCGATACGCTGCTCTCCGAGGAGGGGGTGCTCGGCTTCGAGTACGGCTACAGCACCACCGACCCCGAGACGCTGGTGATCTGGGAAGCGCAGTTCGGCGATTTCGCCAATGGCGGACAGGTACTCATCGACCAGTTCATCGCCTCCGGCTATGCGAAGTGGGGCCGCCTCTGCGGGCTCGCGATGTTCCTGCCGCACGGCTACGAGGGGCAGGGGCCCGAGCACAGCTCGGCGCGTCTGGAGCGCTACCTCCAGCTCTGCGCGGGCGACAACATGCAGGTCTGCGTGCCGTCGACGCCCGCCCAGTTCTTCCACATGATCCGGCGCCAGATGAAGCGGTCGCTGCGCCTACCGGTCATCGTCATGACGCCGAAGAGCCTGCTGCGGCACAAGCTTTCCGTCTCCGAGCTCTCGGCGCTCAGCGACCAGGGTTTCCTGCCGATCATCGACGAGCCCGGGGAGATCGATCCGGAGAAGGTCGAGCGCGTGGTCTTCTGCAGCGGCAAGGTCTACTACGACCTGGTACAGAAGCGCGACGAGGACGAGCTGAGGGATGTCGCCATCGTGCGCATCGAGCAGCTCTATCCCTTCCCGAAGGACGACTACGCGGCCACGGTCGCGCGCTACCCGAACGCCCGGACCATCGTCTGGTGTCAGGAGGAGCCCGAGAACCAGGGCGCCTGGTACCAGATCAAGCATCGCCTGCAGGTTCCGCTCAAGAAGCAGCACAACCTGGTCTACGCCACGCGGCCCGGCCTCGCCACCACGGCGTCCGGCTTCCCGCAGGTCCATCAGCGCGAGCAGGCGGCCGTCGTCGAGGCCGGCCTGCGCGGCGGCTCATCGCTGATCGGCGGTTGA
- a CDS encoding DsbE family thiol:disulfide interchange protein: MRRILVVSAPLILLGGLVVLLYVGMQDRDDSLPSPLIGKPTPALPEPDGAEVADRLAEVREGIHLVNFWASWCQPCLAEHPRLMALARDGVPIVGVNYKDAPEAAQRWLARHGDPFTVILRDPAGTHSINWGVYGVPETYIVDGAGNIVYKQVGVVDAEFEREELLPRLNGAGS, translated from the coding sequence ATGAGGCGCATCCTGGTCGTCAGCGCACCGCTGATCCTGCTGGGCGGTCTGGTCGTGCTGCTGTATGTCGGCATGCAGGATCGCGACGACAGTCTGCCGTCGCCGCTCATCGGCAAGCCGACGCCGGCACTGCCGGAGCCGGACGGGGCCGAGGTCGCCGACCGGCTCGCCGAGGTGCGCGAGGGCATCCACCTGGTCAACTTCTGGGCGAGCTGGTGCCAGCCCTGCCTGGCCGAGCATCCCCGCCTGATGGCGCTGGCGCGCGACGGCGTGCCCATCGTGGGCGTCAACTACAAGGACGCGCCGGAAGCCGCGCAGCGCTGGCTTGCGCGGCACGGCGACCCGTTCACGGTGATCCTGCGCGACCCCGCCGGCACCCACTCCATCAACTGGGGCGTCTACGGCGTGCCCGAAACCTACATCGTCGACGGGGCGGGCAACATCGTCTACAAGCAGGTGGGCGTGGTCGATGCCGAGTTCGAGCGCGAGGAGCTGTTGCCCAGGCTGAACGGAGCCGGATCGTGA
- a CDS encoding YfaZ family outer membrane protein, with translation MIRKLAVTAVLALVAPLAGAETLDVNVGSEAVRAELSGPLSFGQTRTARYDLGYLYSDERDDRLNVVHGSLLVSGDAGARSANVQVGVGLRAAGIDLRGASGGAVAAGGRFDIRLPAYNRFGLVGHAFFAPGVLAFGDFDGYIDAAVSLDYEIIRNASVYLGYRQVRVDVDDAPGSDLRDSSPVIGLRLQF, from the coding sequence TTGATCAGGAAACTCGCAGTCACGGCGGTGCTGGCACTGGTCGCACCGCTGGCAGGCGCGGAAACACTGGACGTCAACGTCGGCAGCGAGGCGGTGCGCGCCGAGCTGTCCGGACCGCTGTCGTTCGGGCAGACGCGAACCGCCCGGTACGACCTCGGGTACCTCTACAGCGATGAGCGCGACGACCGCCTCAACGTGGTGCACGGCTCGCTGCTGGTGAGCGGCGATGCCGGCGCGCGCAGCGCCAACGTGCAGGTCGGCGTAGGGCTGCGCGCAGCCGGCATCGACCTGCGCGGCGCTTCCGGCGGCGCGGTCGCCGCGGGCGGGCGCTTCGATATCCGGCTGCCCGCCTACAATCGCTTCGGACTGGTCGGGCACGCCTTCTTCGCGCCCGGCGTGCTGGCCTTCGGCGACTTCGACGGCTACATCGATGCCGCGGTCTCGCTGGACTACGAGATCATCCGCAACGCCTCGGTCTACCTCGGCTATCGCCAGGTGCGCGTCGATGTCGACGATGCGCCCGGCAGCGATCTGCGCGACAGCAGCCCCGTGATCGGTCTTCGTCTCCAGTTCTGA
- a CDS encoding cytochrome c-type biogenesis protein, whose protein sequence is MSVQLIRLLWGAALMLGATVAGAQAPELTAEQEQRAKALATELRCLVCQNQSIAESNAPLAQDLKRQVRQQIAAGRTDDDIRAYMRERYGDFVLYKPPVNATTGLLWFSPVILLLVAALLLRTRLRRARPEDADEIDETDGSER, encoded by the coding sequence GTGAGCGTGCAACTGATCCGACTGCTGTGGGGCGCGGCGCTGATGCTGGGCGCGACGGTAGCCGGCGCGCAGGCGCCCGAGCTGACCGCGGAGCAGGAACAGCGCGCCAAGGCGCTCGCCACCGAGCTGCGCTGCCTCGTGTGCCAGAACCAGAGCATTGCCGAATCCAACGCGCCGCTCGCCCAGGACCTCAAGCGCCAGGTGCGCCAGCAGATCGCCGCCGGGCGGACCGATGACGACATCCGCGCCTATATGCGCGAGCGCTACGGCGACTTCGTGCTGTACAAGCCGCCGGTCAACGCGACCACCGGGCTGCTCTGGTTCAGTCCCGTCATCCTGCTCCTTGTCGCCGCGCTGCTGCTGCGCACCCGGCTGCGCAGGGCGCGTCCCGAGGACGCGGACGAAATCGACGAAACGGACGGATCCGAGCGATGA